A DNA window from Helicobacter sp. 11S03491-1 contains the following coding sequences:
- a CDS encoding 2-oxoglutarate ferredoxin oxidoreductase subunit beta produces the protein MAFNYDEYLRVEKMPTLWCWGCGDGVILKSIIRAIDTLGWNMNDVCLVSGIGCSGRMSSYVNCNTVHTTHGRAVAYATGVKMANPEKHVIVVSGDGDALAIGGNHTIHACRRNIDINFVLVNNFIYGLTNSQTSPTTPQGMWTVTAQYGNIDNNFDPCKLADAAGATFVARESVLDPKKIEKAFVEGFKHEGFSFFDIHSNCHINLGRKNKMGEAIQVLKWIDSRTISKRKYEELSDEEKIGKFPTGILKQDTTKTEYTKAYKEVIKKAQEKGGH, from the coding sequence ATGGCATTTAATTATGATGAATACTTAAGGGTAGAAAAAATGCCCACACTATGGTGTTGGGGTTGTGGCGATGGTGTTATTTTGAAATCTATTATCCGCGCAATTGATACGCTGGGTTGGAATATGAATGATGTTTGTTTGGTAAGTGGGATTGGTTGTAGTGGCAGGATGAGTTCGTATGTGAATTGCAATACTGTTCATACAACACATGGAAGAGCAGTAGCCTATGCTACAGGTGTTAAAATGGCCAATCCTGAGAAGCATGTGATTGTTGTTTCCGGAGATGGCGATGCTTTGGCTATTGGAGGAAACCACACAATACATGCTTGCAGAAGAAATATTGACATTAATTTTGTTTTGGTTAATAACTTTATTTATGGTTTGACAAATTCTCAAACTTCTCCTACAACTCCACAAGGAATGTGGACAGTTACAGCTCAATATGGCAATATTGATAATAATTTCGATCCTTGTAAATTAGCAGATGCAGCCGGAGCAACTTTTGTAGCTAGAGAAAGTGTTTTAGATCCTAAAAAAATTGAAAAAGCTTTTGTGGAAGGATTCAAACATGAAGGGTTTAGTTTTTTTGATATTCACAGCAATTGTCATATCAATTTAGGTAGAAAAAACAAAATGGGTGAAGCTATCCAAGTTCTTAAATGGATTGATTCGCGCACGATTTCTAAGCGCAAATATGAAGAATTAAGCGATGAAGAAAAAATTGGCAAATTCCCTACAGGCATTCTTAAACAAGATACTACCAAGACCGAATATACAAAAGCTTATAAAGAAGTAATTAAGAAAGCTCAAGAAAAAGGAGGGCATTAA